Proteins from one Pithys albifrons albifrons isolate INPA30051 chromosome 2, PitAlb_v1, whole genome shotgun sequence genomic window:
- the MATN3 gene encoding matrilin-3 — translation MGRVLGTVGCCLALLALQALPALPGAPRGSALRPRPRPGGPSSDTACTNRPLDLVFIIDSSRSVRPEEFEKVKIFLSEMIDTLDVGERTTRVAVMNYASTVKVEFPLRTYFDKASLKEAVSRIEPLSAGTMTGLAIQTAMDEVFTEEMGTRPATFNIPKVVIVVTDGRPQDQVQDVAASARTAGIEIYAVGVDRADMQSLRIMASEPLDEHVFYVETYGVIEKLTSKFRETLCAVDRCAPGRHECDQICVSNNGSYLCDCYEGYTLNPDKKTCSAKDICAPGRHDCAQVCRSNDGSYSCDCYEGYTLNSDKKTCSAVDMCAPGRHNCEQVCVRDDLSYSCDCYQGYTLNPDKKTCSRAITSSLVTTEESCKCEAIAALQDSVTSHLEALSTKYILSLI, via the exons ATGGGGCGAGTGCTCGGCACCGTGGgctgctgcctggccctgctggcgCTGCAGGCGCTGCCCGCGCTGCCCGGCGCCCCGCGGGGCTCCGCGCTCCGCCCGCGGCCGCGCCCCGGCGGCCCCTCCTCAG ACACCGCCTGTACGAACCGGCCCCTGGACCTTGTCTTCATCATAGACAGTTCCCGCAGTGTCCGGCCTGAAGAGTTTGAGAAAGTGAAAATCTTTTTGTCAGAAATGATTGATACTCTGGATGTTGGTGAAAGGACGACCCGTGTGGCGGTCATGAATTATGCGAGCACTGTCAAGGTGGAGTTCCCCCTCCGGACCTACTTTGACAAAGCCTCTCTGAAGGAGGCTGTGTCTCGCATCGAGCCCCTGTCTGCTGGCACGATGACCGGCCTTGCCATCCAGACTGCCATGGATGAAGTCTTCACCGAGGAGATGGGCACCCGGCCAGCAACCTTCAACATCCCCAAGGTGGTCATTGTTGTAACAGATGGACGGCCACAGGACCAGGTCCAAGATGTGGCAGCAAGTGCCCGGACAGCTGGCATTGAGATCTATGCAGTTGGGGTGGATCGGGCAGACATGCAGTCCCTGAGGATAATGGCCAGTGAGCCCCTGGATGAACATGTCTTCTATGTGGAGACCTATGGTGTGATCGAAAAGCTGACATCCAAATTCAGAGAGACGCTCTGTG CTGTGGACAGATGTGCACCTGGAAGGCATGAGTGTGATCAGATCTGTGTGAGTAACAATGGATCCTATCTCTGTGACTGCTATGAAGGATACACCTTAAATCCAGACAAGAAGACTTGTTCAG CCAAGGACATATGTGCACCTGGAAGGCACGACTGTGCCCAGGTCTGTCGGAGTAATGATGGATCCTACAGCTGTGACTGCTATGAAGGATACACTCTGAATTCAGACAAGAAGACTTGCTCAG CTGTTGACATGTGTGCGCCTGGAAGGCACAACTGCGAGCAGGTCTGTGTGAGGGATGATCTGTCCTACTCCTGTGACTGCTATCAAGGCTACACCCTCAATCCAGACAAGAAGACTTGCTCAA GAGCCATAACAAGCAGTCTTGTTACAACTGAAGAGTCCTGTAAGTGTGAAGCCATAGCTGCCCTCCAGGACTCAGTCACCTCACATCTTGAAGCTCTGTCCACAAAATATATCCTTTCTCTTATATGA